The proteins below come from a single Arthrobacter sp. B1I2 genomic window:
- a CDS encoding glutamate synthase subunit beta, producing MADPRGFLKVRQRETQPRRPVPVRIMDWKEVYEAQEKGTLKAQAGRCMDCGIPFCHQGCPLGNLIPEWNDLMWRDKGEEAIERLHATNNFPEFTGRLCPAPCEASCVLGINQPAVTIKQVEVSIIDEAWDNGWVNPLPPARLTGKTVAVVGSGPAGLAVAQQLTRVGHTVAVYERDDKIGGLLRYGIPDFKMEKEQVDRRVEQMKAEGTRFRTGVSVGTDVTWEQLRRRYDAVVVCTGATVPRDLPIPGRNLDGVHFAMDYLVPANRVVAGETLENQINAHGKHVVILGGGDTGADCLGTAHRHGAASVTTLAIGKQPPSERASHQPWPTFPNLFEVASAHEEGGERTYLASTVEFVGENGKLTGVKVAETEFVDGKRLPKAGTERIIPADLVFLSLGFTGAEPAGINEQVHAEFDGRGNVARDGYYMTNTEGVFVAGDAGRGQSLIVWAIAEGRAAAAAVDKYLMGSTILPAPVAPTDRAIAVL from the coding sequence GTGGCTGATCCACGCGGATTTCTGAAAGTACGCCAGCGTGAAACCCAGCCACGCCGTCCCGTTCCCGTTCGCATCATGGACTGGAAAGAGGTCTATGAGGCGCAGGAAAAGGGCACGCTGAAGGCCCAGGCTGGGCGCTGCATGGACTGCGGCATCCCGTTCTGCCACCAGGGCTGCCCGCTGGGCAACCTCATTCCCGAGTGGAACGACCTCATGTGGCGGGACAAGGGCGAGGAAGCAATCGAGCGCCTGCACGCCACGAACAACTTCCCCGAGTTCACCGGCCGGCTATGCCCCGCGCCCTGCGAGGCGTCCTGCGTCCTGGGCATCAACCAGCCCGCCGTCACCATCAAGCAGGTGGAAGTCTCGATCATCGACGAGGCCTGGGACAACGGCTGGGTCAACCCGCTGCCGCCCGCCCGCCTGACCGGCAAGACCGTTGCGGTGGTCGGTTCCGGGCCGGCCGGCCTGGCCGTCGCCCAGCAGCTCACCCGCGTGGGCCACACCGTTGCCGTCTATGAACGGGACGACAAGATCGGCGGCCTGCTGCGCTACGGCATCCCCGACTTCAAGATGGAAAAGGAGCAGGTGGACCGCCGCGTCGAGCAGATGAAGGCGGAAGGCACCCGCTTCCGGACCGGCGTCTCCGTGGGCACCGACGTCACCTGGGAGCAGCTGCGCCGGCGCTACGACGCCGTTGTGGTCTGCACGGGTGCCACCGTTCCGCGTGACCTGCCCATCCCGGGCCGCAACCTGGACGGCGTCCACTTCGCCATGGACTACCTGGTGCCCGCCAACCGCGTGGTTGCGGGGGAGACCCTCGAGAACCAGATCAACGCCCACGGCAAGCACGTGGTGATCCTGGGCGGTGGCGATACCGGAGCGGACTGCCTGGGCACGGCGCACCGTCACGGCGCCGCGTCCGTCACCACCCTGGCCATTGGCAAGCAGCCGCCGTCGGAGCGTGCCAGCCACCAGCCTTGGCCCACGTTCCCCAACCTGTTCGAGGTGGCCAGCGCGCACGAAGAAGGCGGCGAACGCACCTACCTCGCCTCCACCGTCGAGTTCGTTGGCGAAAACGGCAAGCTGACCGGCGTGAAGGTGGCCGAGACCGAGTTCGTCGATGGCAAGCGCCTCCCGAAGGCCGGCACCGAGCGGATCATCCCGGCCGACCTGGTGTTCCTCTCGCTCGGCTTCACCGGCGCTGAACCTGCCGGCATCAACGAGCAGGTGCACGCCGAGTTCGACGGCCGCGGCAACGTGGCCCGCGACGGCTACTACATGACCAACACCGAAGGTGTCTTTGTTGCCGGTGACGCCGGCCGAGGGCAGTCCCTGATCGTGTGGGCCATCGCCGAAGGACGCGCCGCTGCTGCCGCCGTGGACAAGTACCTGATGGGAAGCACCATCCTTCCCGCTCCCGTAGCGCCGACGGACCGCGCCATCGCCGTCCTCTAA
- the pyk gene encoding pyruvate kinase has protein sequence MRRAKIVATFGPAIASYENTLAVLEAGVDVARMNMSHGDYTVHDNTYENVRKAAADLGKAVAIMADLQGPKIRLGRFVDGPHALAVGDIFTITTEDVPGTQEICSTTLKSLTDDVKVGDALLIDDGKVALRAIEVDDVKVVAEVTVGGMVSNNKGINLPGVAVNVPALSEKDEDDLRWAMRRGVDLVALSFVRDASDISRVHEIMDEEGRRVPVIAKIEKPQAVEQLPEIIDAFDAIMVARGDLGVELPLEEVPIVQKRAIELARRWAKPVIVATQVLESMIDNPRPTRAEASDCANAVLDGADAVMLSGETSVGKYPIETVKVMARIIESTEVHGLERVPPLGTKPKTRGGAITRAAVEIADQLDAKYICAFTQSGDSARRLSRLRPIKPVFAFTPVEQVWNQLALTWGIQPVLVQMVDHTDAMTAQVDRSLMEMGLVQDGDLVVIAAGSPPGKAGSTNSLKVHKVGDLADSTYAGEVSSNKEKLGPWPERKKKA, from the coding sequence ATGAGACGCGCAAAAATTGTGGCTACATTTGGGCCGGCAATCGCCAGCTACGAAAACACCCTCGCGGTGCTGGAGGCCGGCGTTGACGTCGCCCGCATGAACATGAGCCACGGCGACTACACCGTGCATGACAACACGTACGAGAACGTCCGCAAGGCCGCCGCCGATCTTGGCAAGGCCGTCGCCATCATGGCTGACCTGCAGGGCCCCAAAATCCGCCTGGGCCGCTTCGTGGATGGCCCGCACGCCCTCGCCGTGGGTGACATTTTCACCATCACCACCGAGGATGTTCCCGGCACCCAGGAGATCTGCTCCACCACCCTGAAGAGCCTCACCGACGACGTCAAGGTGGGCGACGCGCTGCTGATCGACGACGGCAAGGTGGCACTTCGCGCCATTGAGGTCGACGACGTCAAGGTAGTCGCCGAGGTGACCGTCGGCGGCATGGTGTCCAACAACAAGGGCATCAACCTTCCCGGCGTGGCCGTGAACGTCCCCGCGCTGAGCGAAAAGGACGAGGACGACCTCCGCTGGGCCATGCGCCGCGGCGTTGACCTGGTGGCATTGTCCTTCGTGCGTGACGCCTCCGACATCAGCCGCGTGCACGAGATCATGGATGAGGAAGGCCGCCGTGTGCCGGTCATCGCCAAGATCGAAAAGCCGCAGGCCGTGGAGCAGCTGCCCGAGATCATCGACGCGTTCGACGCCATCATGGTGGCCCGTGGCGACCTGGGTGTGGAGCTTCCGCTGGAGGAAGTGCCGATCGTGCAGAAGCGCGCCATCGAACTGGCCCGCCGCTGGGCCAAGCCGGTCATCGTGGCAACCCAGGTCCTGGAATCCATGATCGACAACCCACGCCCCACACGTGCAGAGGCTTCCGACTGCGCCAACGCCGTCCTTGACGGTGCGGACGCCGTGATGCTCTCCGGCGAGACCAGCGTGGGCAAGTACCCGATCGAGACCGTCAAGGTTATGGCCCGGATCATCGAGTCCACCGAGGTCCACGGCCTGGAGCGCGTCCCCCCGCTGGGGACCAAGCCCAAGACCCGCGGTGGCGCCATCACCCGTGCCGCCGTCGAAATCGCCGACCAGCTGGACGCCAAGTACATCTGTGCTTTCACCCAGTCCGGCGACTCCGCACGCCGCCTGTCCCGCCTGCGTCCCATCAAGCCCGTCTTCGCGTTCACTCCGGTGGAGCAGGTCTGGAACCAGCTGGCGCTGACGTGGGGCATCCAGCCGGTGCTCGTCCAGATGGTGGACCACACCGATGCCATGACCGCCCAGGTTGACCGCAGCCTCATGGAGATGGGCCTGGTCCAGGACGGTGACCTGGTGGTCATCGCCGCCGGGTCCCCTCCCGGAAAGGCCGGTTCCACCAACTCCCTGAAGGTGCACAAGGTGGGTGACCTCGCCGACTCCACTTATGCGGGTGAAGTCAGCAGCAACAAGGAAAAGCTCGGCCCCTGGCCGGAACGGAAGAAGAAGGCCTAG